From one uncultured Paludibacter sp. genomic stretch:
- the anfA gene encoding Nitrogen fixation protein AnfA produces the protein MYTICKYNLPECYGAKELETLLEISNLLSNKEINLDEVIKLIAKHLSADRILVTILNRETSAIVIEAAFGVSTKEQKNAVYQSGKGIIGKVIDKGETILIKKIAESDEFLNLTKAPLKINNQDVSFICTPIRYKDEIIGSLSFHKVYGEAPSYDYDIRFLKIVSSMIGRTMRRRQEYAEEMEQLQAENKSLRGELHNRILPERIKGNSSKMNEVFALIERVAPTDATVLIRGESGVGKELVADAIHFNSLRKSKPFIKVNCAALPESLIESELFGHEKGAFTGASITRIGLFEAANGGTIFLDEFGDIPASTQVKLLRVLQEREIERIGSTKSIKVDVRIICATNRDLEEMIQSGIFREDLYYRINVFPIYIPPLRERINDIPILTDFFIEKFNARHGKNIKRITASAIDTLMVYHWPGNIRELENCIERACILSTDNVLRTNNLPASLQTAKGTETMQSGTLDIILGKMEKQIIIDALIATKGNNTKAAEQLGITERMMGIRVKKYKIDAKRYKI, from the coding sequence ATGTATACAATATGTAAATATAATTTGCCTGAGTGCTACGGAGCAAAAGAATTAGAGACTTTACTCGAAATTAGTAATTTGTTGAGTAATAAAGAGATTAATTTAGATGAAGTTATAAAACTAATTGCCAAGCATTTGAGCGCGGATAGAATTTTAGTAACAATATTAAACAGGGAAACCTCCGCCATTGTTATTGAAGCTGCATTCGGTGTCTCCACTAAGGAGCAAAAAAATGCTGTTTACCAATCAGGTAAAGGAATAATCGGAAAAGTAATTGATAAAGGAGAAACAATATTGATAAAAAAAATTGCAGAATCCGATGAATTCTTGAATCTTACAAAAGCTCCCCTGAAAATTAACAATCAAGATGTGTCTTTTATATGCACGCCTATACGATACAAGGATGAAATTATAGGCAGTTTGAGTTTTCATAAAGTATATGGAGAAGCGCCTTCTTACGATTATGATATTCGGTTTCTAAAAATTGTCAGTTCTATGATTGGACGCACAATGCGTCGGCGTCAGGAATACGCGGAAGAAATGGAGCAACTTCAAGCTGAAAATAAAAGTTTGCGGGGAGAACTTCATAACAGAATTTTACCGGAACGGATTAAAGGCAACTCCAGTAAAATGAATGAAGTATTTGCTTTAATAGAAAGAGTTGCGCCAACGGATGCTACAGTTTTAATCAGAGGAGAAAGCGGAGTAGGAAAAGAACTTGTGGCGGACGCCATTCATTTCAACAGTTTAAGAAAATCAAAACCATTCATTAAAGTTAACTGCGCCGCTCTTCCCGAGAGTTTGATAGAAAGTGAACTCTTCGGACACGAAAAAGGAGCTTTCACCGGAGCATCCATCACCCGCATTGGCTTATTTGAAGCGGCAAACGGTGGTACAATATTTTTAGATGAATTTGGAGATATTCCCGCTTCCACACAAGTTAAACTGCTGAGGGTGTTACAGGAAAGAGAAATAGAACGAATTGGCAGTACAAAATCCATAAAAGTAGATGTGCGTATTATTTGCGCTACAAATCGGGATTTGGAAGAAATGATTCAGAGCGGAATTTTTCGGGAAGATTTATATTATAGAATCAATGTTTTTCCTATCTATATTCCGCCTTTGCGTGAGCGTATCAACGATATTCCTATTTTAACCGATTTTTTTATTGAAAAATTCAATGCCCGTCACGGAAAAAATATTAAACGGATAACAGCTTCCGCTATCGATACTTTAATGGTTTATCATTGGCCCGGCAATATCCGAGAACTTGAAAACTGTATAGAAAGAGCTTGCATATTATCTACGGATAATGTTTTGAGAACGAACAATTTACCGGCATCTTTACAAACAGCCAAAGGAACCGAAACAATGCAAAGCGGCACTTTAGACATTATTTTAGGAAAAATGGAAAAGCAAATAATTATAGACGCTCTAATAGCAACAAAAGGAAACAACACCAAAGCAGCCGAACAACTTGGAATAACAGAAAGAATGATGGGAATCCGAGTGAAAAAATATAAAATAGACGCCAAAAGGTATAAAATATAA
- a CDS encoding conserved exported hypothetical protein (Evidence 4 : Unknown function but conserved in other organisms), producing MKKVLILTTALIISLITFVSQAQEKKDTTVVFNEKKIFIQDSIGQMKVQIMDKDSNEYKKVYEGIFTDDKTFERFNVIEEIGFNVPFLKKKKKGTMEPHWAGFGFGKLTLADSKMNIGETGGVPLDKGKSSEIMFNIMEGILPVFNHTFGITSGFGLDWRNFHLENNSHFLEEDNVTGVYPAPAGVDYTYSRLRTLHLTIPLLLEWQPMFGNNHKFYVSGGVVGGWNVKSTYRIKYKSAEGDKINKVESHGLNTNPLTLDIMAQIGYSDISVYAKYSPVGVFQKDKGPEINAASLGLIIHF from the coding sequence ATGAAAAAAGTTTTAATATTGACTACAGCGTTGATTATAAGTTTGATAACTTTTGTTTCTCAAGCGCAGGAAAAGAAGGATACTACCGTGGTGTTTAATGAGAAGAAAATTTTTATTCAGGACAGCATCGGACAAATGAAAGTTCAAATAATGGACAAAGATTCCAACGAATATAAAAAAGTGTATGAAGGAATTTTTACCGATGATAAAACTTTTGAACGTTTCAATGTGATAGAAGAAATCGGATTTAATGTTCCTTTTTTGAAGAAAAAGAAAAAAGGAACGATGGAACCACACTGGGCGGGTTTCGGATTTGGAAAACTTACCCTGGCTGACAGTAAAATGAACATAGGAGAAACAGGAGGTGTGCCTTTAGATAAAGGGAAATCCAGTGAAATAATGTTTAATATTATGGAAGGAATTTTACCTGTTTTCAATCATACGTTTGGCATAACTTCCGGTTTTGGATTAGATTGGCGAAATTTTCATTTGGAAAACAATTCACATTTTCTTGAAGAGGATAATGTAACCGGAGTTTATCCAGCTCCTGCCGGTGTAGATTATACATACAGTCGTTTGCGTACGCTTCATTTAACTATTCCTCTGTTATTAGAATGGCAGCCGATGTTTGGAAATAATCATAAGTTTTATGTGAGCGGAGGCGTTGTTGGAGGTTGGAATGTAAAGTCCACTTACAGGATAAAATATAAAAGCGCAGAAGGAGATAAAATAAATAAAGTAGAATCACACGGGTTAAATACCAATCCTTTAACTTTGGATATTATGGCTCAAATTGGTTATAGCGATATTAGTGTATATGCAAAATATTCTCCTGTCGGAGTATTCCAAAAAGATAAAGGACCTGAAATAAATGCCGCTTCTTTGGGCTTGATTATACATTTTTAG
- a CDS encoding conserved hypothetical protein (Evidence 4 : Unknown function but conserved in other organisms): MMAFLLSAITMAKAQEGLGIQQMFQQYGKNKGVTMVELRDKDFGDYKFSLFKSITISVNKNTEAADFARKCIEKDQAEAKKVQQVMVNGVPQSVFLELPKLGKIYRLVLFNELTKPEDKIVIIYIESEANSEDILKFILKKK; this comes from the coding sequence ATGATGGCTTTCTTGCTTTCAGCCATAACGATGGCAAAAGCGCAGGAAGGGTTGGGAATTCAACAAATGTTTCAGCAATATGGGAAAAACAAAGGCGTTACGATGGTCGAATTAAGAGATAAAGATTTCGGCGATTATAAGTTTTCGCTTTTCAAAAGCATTACAATCAGCGTAAATAAAAATACTGAAGCTGCTGATTTTGCACGAAAATGTATTGAAAAAGACCAAGCCGAAGCTAAAAAAGTGCAACAAGTAATGGTAAATGGAGTTCCTCAGTCTGTTTTTTTGGAATTACCCAAATTAGGTAAAATTTACCGCTTGGTGCTTTTCAATGAACTGACGAAGCCGGAAGATAAAATTGTAATAATTTACATAGAATCTGAAGCTAATTCGGAAGATATTTTGAAATTTATTTTAAAGAAAAAATAG
- a CDS encoding conserved hypothetical protein (Evidence 4 : Unknown function but conserved in other organisms), protein MRLIKINKISYKQADELLEKYYEGKTTCDEENLLRKFLMQKKLPAVYDTEKAIFGYFENRKSAKPRFVLHRSIFQSAAAAVAIILIGFIMYKNIPENKNYAYVDGKKITNSAKVESLASSSLNSISAENSNMMEEQLNQFSNIGF, encoded by the coding sequence ATGAGACTTATAAAAATAAATAAAATATCTTACAAGCAAGCCGATGAACTCCTCGAAAAATATTACGAAGGAAAGACTACTTGTGATGAGGAAAATCTGTTGCGAAAATTTTTAATGCAGAAAAAACTTCCAGCCGTTTATGATACCGAAAAAGCCATCTTCGGATATTTTGAGAATAGGAAATCTGCAAAACCTCGGTTTGTATTGCATCGTTCAATTTTTCAGAGTGCAGCAGCGGCTGTGGCAATAATTTTAATCGGATTTATTATGTATAAAAATATTCCGGAAAACAAGAATTACGCTTACGTTGACGGTAAAAAAATTACCAACTCGGCAAAAGTGGAATCTTTAGCAAGTAGTTCATTAAATAGCATTTCTGCAGAAAATAGCAATATGATGGAAGAACAATTAAATCAATTTTCTAATATCGGATTTTAG
- a CDS encoding RNA polymerase, sigma-24 subunit, ECF subfamily, with protein MFFFIFNVILLHINRHKVKMSQEIYKKEILPLRTQFFHIARKLLENEQEAEDAVQEVLLKLWRVSDSLERYDNPSAMAVTTLKNHCLDRLRVVKREQPLIENAEIHIAQDNPYLQLERKNTEEILKKIIKNLPTLQQIIITMKDVERYEVDEIAEITGTNAEAVRVNLSRARKKVREEYLKYSKL; from the coding sequence TTGTTTTTTTTCATATTCAATGTTATACTTTTGCATATTAATCGTCATAAGGTAAAAATGAGTCAGGAAATATACAAAAAAGAAATTCTGCCGCTTCGTACGCAATTTTTTCACATCGCAAGAAAATTGTTAGAAAACGAGCAGGAAGCTGAGGATGCCGTGCAGGAAGTTCTTCTTAAACTTTGGCGTGTATCAGATTCATTGGAACGATACGATAATCCTTCAGCAATGGCTGTTACAACACTGAAAAATCACTGTTTAGACAGGTTGAGAGTAGTAAAAAGAGAACAACCGCTGATTGAAAATGCTGAAATTCATATTGCACAAGATAATCCTTATTTGCAACTGGAAAGAAAAAATACAGAAGAAATTCTGAAGAAAATAATAAAAAATCTTCCCACTTTACAGCAAATAATTATTACAATGAAAGACGTAGAGCGTTATGAAGTAGATGAAATAGCTGAAATAACCGGAACAAATGCTGAAGCGGTACGTGTAAATTTATCAAGAGCGCGAAAAAAAGTGCGCGAAGAATATCTAAAATACTCGAAATTATGA